tttatttttcttcccaTAGATGCCGTAGCCGGAGTGAGTTTGTCTGTGCCTTTAGTACCATTGGAGGGGGGAAATGTGTCTCTGAGTTGTACATGGACTGCTGGGACGGAGATTACAGTCCAGTGGGGCAAAGGAGGCTCAACAGTCACTGCTGACTCCAGGATCACCATCTCCGGTGGCTCTCTCATCATTAACCCAGCCAGACGGAGTGATGCGGGGGAGTACACATGTACAGCCAGCAACCCCGTCAGTGCCCAAACTGCCACAAAGAGCCTCACTATCTACTGTGAGTTTGTAGTGATTAAGACAAGAGGAAGCTAATCTGCTGTAGCCACTGCAAATAGCAGTAGCTTATCTGCTTACCCCCATTGCACTGCATACAGTATGCTGAAGTGCACTCAGAGTGCACAGAACATTGTCCAAAAGCTTATTGTTGTGCTTCTGGCTTTGTTTCGATCACAACAGTAATTCAGTAATTCTCATGTTACAACTGCTATGCTTCTGATCGGTGTCCTCAAAGATCTAAcgtgtattttttgtgtgtccgAAATAAATCCCATCCTCTGTAGCCACAGACGTATTCATTCACAGGGGCTGCTGTACTGTAGACTGATAACAGCTGGTAAAACTGAAAGTGCAGCTAATGATTACTTTCAATGTCACCTTAtctcttgatttattttttttctccaataaTTATTCAGGCCAGTTTTTCAATTTCAACCACAATTTCCCAGTTTGGTGAACTGGGCAGTAATCAGAAACAGAAATCAACCATAAATCTGCAAAGCCTGCATGTGGGAAACTATAACAAGCAAATATTTACAATagtttccatcttttttttaaattaatgcattTCTTCAGTTAAGCTGTGCTGACATCAGACCAGCTGAGTTTAGGGTAGTAGTTAATGTTTGCCCACTAACTGCATTCTTGGTGGTTCAGTCCTTTTGACACTGAAGCtgccaaagtgtccttgggAATACATGGCGGTTTGAAACAAGCATCATGTGGGAGAAATTCCATCCATATTTCCAATAAACAACATACACAATGTTTATTTAAGTCGTACTTGATTCGTACTAGCTTATAATCatgttttaagaagaaaaatacaaaagttgCCACTTCAGTGAGTGAATTATACTGTGAGGCATGCAAGTCATGCAATACATGTAAAAATAACCTTCAGAGAgaacattttcttattttttctgtatGGCAAAACTCCATTAGCCGAATAACTTGCAGTCAAGATTAAAGACAGTTCACCAGAGTGATTTATCTTgatgtctttaaaataaaattgacaAAATGATAACTCCTTTAGCTGAACATATAATCCGTGCCTTTGCTTTTTGAGATATAAAACTGTGCTCATTGTACTTGTGAAGTAAATCTTTCTGGTGCTGATAACTTTGTCCTCTAATAATCAACAAACCAGATGGCCCTGACACCCCTGTGCTGACCAAGGACACCCCGAAACAGTGTGTCGGAGGAGGGGACGTGGTGGTGGGACAGACGGCTCGTCTCACCTGTACGTCTAACTCGCTGCCTCCTGCGCTCTTCTCTTGGCAACTCGACGGACAGCCTATCACAAATAGCCCGCCGGACAGCGGGGCGCTCACCATTCAGACTTATTCGAAAAATCAGAGCGGCCGATACGCCTGCACGGCCAGAAACGCCATCACTGGAAACACGTCAACCCAGAGCACAGTCTTTGCCATCGTGGGTGAGTTATGGTGAACGCTGACCTCTCTCTGACTGATTATGATGACAGTTGGTTTTGGACTCCGTCCTCATATCTGTCTTCACGACAGGAGAGGGACAGAAAGTATCCTGGGAGATTGATCTGCTGAGAATGCGGTCAAAGTCATTCAGTGAACCAGCCCGACTCATCcctttattttcacttgtttcctCACCCCCCTCTTTCTTTGCAATTACTTTATCATTCCTTTTTTTAGAATCTTCACCTCCTCTtgtctcatttttttctttgcctcctCTTGTTTGTCTGAGCCTCCAGACTCATTATCTTTATTAATTCTCCCCCCTGTGACACCATTCCTTCTATTTCAGACGTATGCTTCAGCGGAGGGGAAGTGGCGGGGATTGTGATTGGCTCTTTCCTGGGCATCTTAATCATCGTGCTCCTCATCGtgctcattttctttcttgtgcGAAGAAGGAAGGGTGagttcgtgtgtgtgtatgaccaCAAACCTTGTGTTTGTCCACTCTTAAAAAATTTATTGTCTATTTTGTgaagcaaaacacttttcatCACAGTCTTTATTAGCATCTTTACTTTAAAAGTAGTCCATTAATTTTTCCTTGCAATGTTGCaatattatttgttttattaaagcaTTAAGACAAAGGGAAACTGCGCTGGTTCCAAAGACCAACCCAAATCAAAGGCCTGTGGTAAGCCCCTGTAAAATTTTAACTACAGATCTGATTTATTGACAATTCATTTTTGTTCTCAttccatttttcctttttctgtgtcTTTCCATTAAGCCCGCAGATCCACAGCCTAATGGTAGAAGGGATTTGGATCAAGGTCCCAACCCTCCCCTCTATCAACACAACTCTGACCGCTTATACAGAGCTGCACGCCAAAGCCTTGACAACCTGCAGACACTGCCGCCAAATGGGCTGCGTAACTCTGACACACGCCAACACAATGGCCATACGCACACAAATGGACTCCTACACAATGCTATTCAGAACACCAATTCATATCCACATAATGGCATTGACAACCCGGCTTTCGTGCAGACCGATGCTCAGAATACAAACACActcccaaacacacagcagcaaaATCCTAACATTCTCATACAGACTGGCCCTGCCCAGGGCGGCGGCCAGCCGCAGGCGGTTCATGTCAGCCTTAACGCGCTGCCGCAAACTACCCAGCCGAACAACAATGCACAGTTGCCCGCCATTCATGTCAATCTTAACTCGTATCCAACTGGTGGCCAACAGACACAGCAAGACATTTCTTTTCCCTTTACCAATGCAGCCAATAATAACGCTTCACAAATCCAACACAGCCTGATGCCTGCAGGGCAGTCTAATCCCAGAATGCAAAGTGGCAGACCCTATCCTAGTGACCCCCAGGATGCTCAAGTAAACGCATATCAGCAAGATCAACCAGGACTTATTCCGACTGGATACACACATTATAACAGTAATAACACTTCACAGAGGAAtgccaacacacaaacataccagGAACCAGAGTCTCACAGGAGGTCTGACAGGAACTCTGGAAGACAAGAGGCCACTCCTAGTTCCTCCCGTCGACAGATGTCTTGGGATTTCCTCAGAGGGACACCAGCGTATCCCAACGGCACGCAAGACAGAGGACAGACATCATCTGAGTACACCAGTGATACTACAGACTATACCAGCCATGCTCCCATACGCGAAGGAAGAACAACAAACAGATCTCAGCCTCGAACTCAGAGACAAACTGCTTCCCGTAGCAGGACTCCACCCAGACAAGATGCATCATTAGCTGACAGACGCTCGCGGCACCACTCGGCTGATTTTCAGCAGGTACTCTCTGGCATTTTAACCCAGCACGAGTCCTCACAACGCACACAGAGAAGCCCCCACACACAAAGGGAAAGTGCTCAGCGAGACATCAGAGGTTCGCCTCGTAGCCAGTCTGCCCCCAGGCAGGAAGCCACTCACAGCAATAACCCCCAGGCACTGCCTCCCACTGCCTCTGTAGGCCACTCTGCTGTCTCACAAGGACCCACCATACAACAGGGACTGACTGCACCGCAGGGTGCGGACACAAGAGCTTTGGCTGATCCTAATCATCTTCAACAGGCACACATGgctcagcaaaacaaaacagcaccagTTCAAACAGCACCACAAGGCGTGGGTACACAGACACAGCCTGTCACACATGGTGCTGGTCAAGCTCCCCAAAGGGGAACTGCTCCAGCCCCATATCCCTCCAGCCAGCAAAAACCCAGCAATCTAACCCAGGCTGCACTCAAAGCCCACACTGCAAGGGCTCAGACATTTCAAAATCGGAGACAGCAGACCCAGGCTGCCCTGCTTCACCCCGGACCACAGACTCAAGCTCCAGCTGCTGGGGATCAGCACCCACCGACTCCTCCTCCTGTTATCCCCCTCAGAGAGTTTCAAACGCTCCCTAAAGAGCGCAAACACCATAAATCCCCTGGTAGAGCCCCGGAGCCCCCAAGACCTCCAGTTAATATGCCAGTGGCTCAGCGACCTGATGCGCATCGCCATCACACCGTGATGCCTACCAACCATCATCACCAACCTCGGAATGGCCACATGCATGTCACCGCACACAGGCACGGCCACGCTCATGCTCATGGCCATGGGCAGCCTG
The DNA window shown above is from Astatotilapia calliptera chromosome 11, fAstCal1.2, whole genome shotgun sequence and carries:
- the LOC113032075 gene encoding uncharacterized protein LOC113032075, which encodes MRQPLLLISLSLAVLLPVGVLGQKPVVINFQTNPVLSQTGTDVVFTLLNLPSVLTITWLYENRPLGVWAGGTSTVEPPPQFQGRVSITANTLRIGSAQLRDAGSYQATVLPTSNTNLSVNTGSVQLRVFDAVAGVSLSVPLVPLEGGNVSLSCTWTAGTEITVQWGKGGSTVTADSRITISGGSLIINPARRSDAGEYTCTASNPVSAQTATKSLTIYYGPDTPVLTKDTPKQCVGGGDVVVGQTARLTCTSNSLPPALFSWQLDGQPITNSPPDSGALTIQTYSKNQSGRYACTARNAITGNTSTQSTVFAIVDVCFSGGEVAGIVIGSFLGILIIVLLIVLIFFLVRRRKALRQRETALVPKTNPNQRPVPADPQPNGRRDLDQGPNPPLYQHNSDRLYRAARQSLDNLQTLPPNGLRNSDTRQHNGHTHTNGLLHNAIQNTNSYPHNGIDNPAFVQTDAQNTNTLPNTQQQNPNILIQTGPAQGGGQPQAVHVSLNALPQTTQPNNNAQLPAIHVNLNSYPTGGQQTQQDISFPFTNAANNNASQIQHSLMPAGQSNPRMQSGRPYPSDPQDAQVNAYQQDQPGLIPTGYTHYNSNNTSQRNANTQTYQEPESHRRSDRNSGRQEATPSSSRRQMSWDFLRGTPAYPNGTQDRGQTSSEYTSDTTDYTSHAPIREGRTTNRSQPRTQRQTASRSRTPPRQDASLADRRSRHHSADFQQVLSGILTQHESSQRTQRSPHTQRESAQRDIRGSPRSQSAPRQEATHSNNPQALPPTASVGHSAVSQGPTIQQGLTAPQGADTRALADPNHLQQAHMAQQNKTAPVQTAPQGVGTQTQPVTHGAGQAPQRGTAPAPYPSSQQKPSNLTQAALKAHTARAQTFQNRRQQTQAALLHPGPQTQAPAAGDQHPPTPPPVIPLREFQTLPKERKHHKSPGRAPEPPRPPVNMPVAQRPDAHRHHTVMPTNHHHQPRNGHMHVTAHRHGHAHAHGHGQPAHLAHQRQQQAHRGRPR